The genomic stretch GACTGGGACACCTCGCACGACCGGATGCTCCAGACGGGGCTCCTCGGCGACGAGACCGGCACCATCAAGTTCGTCATCTGGAAGGGAGACGACAAGGATAAACTCGATCTCGATGCCGTCTACAACGTCTTTTACGCCACCGTCGACGAGTACAACGGCAGGCTCTCCCTCGCCCTGAACACCGCGATGTACATCGCCGACGAGGGCGATATCGAGGTCGGGCGAACCGAGACCGAGATCCGGGGAGCTCTCGTCCACATCGCCCCGGGCTCGGGCCTGATCAAGCGCTGCCCGGTCGAGGGCTGCAACCGGACGCTCTCCCGGCAGAACTACTGCCCGGTGCACGAGATCCAGCCCGAGTTCCGCTACGACCTCCGCTTAAAAGCGGTCCTGGACGACGGTATCCGCGCTAAAAATGTCCTGATGCAGCGCGAGGTCGTCGAGGCCCTCACCGGAATCACCCTTGAAGAGGCCGTTTCTATCGCCGAGACGAACCCGCTCGGCATGGACGAGATCTTCTACCGGATCAGGAACACGGTGCTCGGGCGCTACTATACCTGCAGCGGGAGCGAGTTCGGCGGCAGGCTGCTCGTCAACTCCTGCACCCCGATCGTGTTTGAGCCCGCGGAACTGGCTGCACTCCTGAACCGCGCCGGGGGTGAGCCTGCATGAAGCCCCAGAGCACGTTCGAGCGCGAACCTGCACGGAGGGTCTTCGCATCCGAACTCCGCGAGACCCGCTACCAGTTCAAGGACGGCGACGACGAGAAGAGCCCGACCTACGTCATCCTCCCGAGCGGGATCCGGAGCAACCGGATCTTCATCGTCGGGACGCTCACGGAGAAGCAGCGGCAGGGCGACCAGAACATCTTCTACCGGGGAAGAGTGGTCGACCCGACGGGCACCTTCTTCATCATGGCGGGCTCCTACCAGCCCGAGGCGATGCAACAGCTTGCCCGGATCGAGCCGCCCGCGTTCGTTGCCGTCGTCGGGAAACCGAACCTCTACACGACTCCGGAAGGGAACTGCCTGGTCTCGGTCCGCGTGGAGTCGATTGCGGTCGTGGACCGCGAGACCCGCGACCTCTGGGTGCTCGATACCGCCCGCGAGACCCTGGACCGGCTCGACGCGTTCGGGACCACCGACGACTCGAAGAAGGCCCAGGAGGAGTACGGGACGCAGCCCGACCTCTACCGTAAGATCGTCTACGACGCTCTCTCCCAGGTGCAGTTGTAGAGACTCTACCTCCGAAAACTCTTTTTTTGCGGAACCGCCGCATTTCTCCCGGTAGCAACCTTCACGGTGCGATACCGGTGCAATATCGTCCCCGGTTGTATTACCGCAGGGATCCACCCGGGCTTAAGGAAGATGCCTGGCGGGAGACCGGGAGGAGAGTCCCGACATACAAAAAATGGTGGGTATCGGCCTCTTACAGTCTGAAGACGAAGAGGTTCCAGAAGTTGACCCACCACGCCAGCATGAACAGTCCGATAACGACGATGCTGTAGTGCACCCGGTGCCATACGGACCAGTAGCGTCGCTTCCAGACCGGGATGGCAAAGGCGGCGGCCACAGCCGATAAGAGCACGGCAATGACCGGGACGGTCATGACTGCGCTCAGGGCAAGAGGAACCGTCAGATCTCGCACGTACGACTCGATGAGTGCCGTATCGCCCGTCACCGCCGGGAGGAGAACGAGCACGAAGACGACGAAGAGCAGGGAGGCCGCTCCGGCCACCAGGCGGGCATACACGGAGAGTGCCGTATCGCGTTCATCCCCGGTAGCACCGTAGACCCGCCGGAATACGGCCATGATCGGCCATACGAGAACTGTCAGGAGAATCGCGAGGCCGGTATTCTTCACGCCGTCGGTAAACGGTTCGATTGCATACCACGGTACCCGCTCGTACGCAAAGAAAGGCAGGTTTTCGTAACAGAGGAAGTCTACGGTGCCCTGCCCGTCCTCGCGAAAGACCAGATTCCCGTAAGATGTCGGCTGACCGCTCGATTGCGCAAAGACACCGGGAGCAACCTCGCCATATTCGGAAGGAGGGCTTCCGCCCTGTGTAACCAACAGCGCCTTCTCTCCCTGTTCGATACTTATCTCGGGCCGCGAGAGATAGAACTCGAACGTTCTGTAGTTGTGACGTGTCGACTGGTAGGTCCCGGTGTATTTGCCGGCGGGCGTTCCGGGATCGTTTGCGGGCGCGGTGGATGCGGAGGCGGGGTAGAACCGATCGACAAACTCCGCCTGGAGATCGTATCTCGCTTTACTCCCTCCGACACTGTTGTAGGAGACGAAGAATCCTGTCCCCCTCTCCGGGATGATTGCAAGAAGAGAATGGAACGTATCCGTGTCGCCGCCATGCCCAATTATTCTCTCGTTGTTCAGGCGTGTCTCGTAAAACCCGAGGCACATGCTGCTCACACGCGGGTCGTTGGAGAATGCCGGTGCATGCATGAGGGCGGCGGTCTCTTCCGAGAGGATCTCCGCACCATGCCAGGAACCGTTCTTCATATGGACGGCAAGGAATGCCGCCATGTCGTTTGCGGTGGAACTGATGGATCCGGCAGGACCGACGACACAGACAAAATCCGGTACGGCCTCGTTCGTCATTCCCATATAGTGGTAGCCGGAGGAGAGGTTCCGGGCCATCTCCGGGGGAAGCGTGTACGAGATGCTTGTTCTCGTCATGGAGAGCGGGGAGAGGATATGCTCGTTGAGGTACTGCTCAAAAGGTACGCCGGTAACGTCTTCGACGATGACCGCAGCGAGTGTTGCACCGTAATTTGAATACGAGGTGACCGTCCCGGGAGGGTATACCCTGGCGGGGATATTCTCTTCGCAGTATGTCCTGAACGGATAGAGTTCCTCTACGTCTGCAACGGTCATACGGATCTCCTGCTCTTCGAAACCCGCCGAATGCGTCATCAGGTGTCGCATGGTCACCGGATGTCCAGGGTACGTCTCCGGGATTGAGAAATCTGTCAGATACGTATTAATATCCGCATCCAGGTCGATCTTCCCTTCTTCTACCAGCTGCATGACACATGTCCAGGTGAAGAGCTTGGTGATCGACCCGATGTGAAAGAGCGTCGTTTCGGGATCGACGGGCGTTCTATTTGCAATATCGGAGTACCCGTATCCTCTGGAAAAGATCAACTCCCCGTCCTGTACGAAAGAAACCGTGGCACCCGGGATGTTGTACTTCGCCAGTCCCGCCGGCACGGCCTCATCAAAAAATGCTTCCACTTCCGCGCGATCTTCAGTCCCGCTCTCGAGAGAAGGTCCGGCATCGCTGGCGCTTGCCGGCGACCATGCGATCAGGAATAGTGCAAGAACCAGGATCATACATCTATGGAAGATCCGGGGTCTCCCGGATCTGTGAACCTTTTGGCTCTCAGGATACATATTATTCAGGTATAA from Methanoculleus chikugoensis encodes the following:
- a CDS encoding nucleotide-binding protein — encoded protein: MNLSEVTERISRKLEAKGAQPDRQKIESRLRRLVEEFGVNVDEAERTVTGDLAREYNVTGIGSSSTELRPIHEIVPGEWVTIEGKIVALTPPVSPSIAQTGIIADSSGAIRFVTWARANAPAMEYGHWYRLESAVVDEYKGAPNLKIHSGTTISRVEEDTPLLPSITPIAELKPGVGSVRAKVVQDWDTSHDRMLQTGLLGDETGTIKFVIWKGDDKDKLDLDAVYNVFYATVDEYNGRLSLALNTAMYIADEGDIEVGRTETEIRGALVHIAPGSGLIKRCPVEGCNRTLSRQNYCPVHEIQPEFRYDLRLKAVLDDGIRAKNVLMQREVVEALTGITLEEAVSIAETNPLGMDEIFYRIRNTVLGRYYTCSGSEFGGRLLVNSCTPIVFEPAELAALLNRAGGEPA
- a CDS encoding RPA family protein → MKPQSTFEREPARRVFASELRETRYQFKDGDDEKSPTYVILPSGIRSNRIFIVGTLTEKQRQGDQNIFYRGRVVDPTGTFFIMAGSYQPEAMQQLARIEPPAFVAVVGKPNLYTTPEGNCLVSVRVESIAVVDRETRDLWVLDTARETLDRLDAFGTTDDSKKAQEEYGTQPDLYRKIVYDALSQVQL
- a CDS encoding serine hydrolase domain-containing protein, producing the protein MILVLALFLIAWSPASASDAGPSLESGTEDRAEVEAFFDEAVPAGLAKYNIPGATVSFVQDGELIFSRGYGYSDIANRTPVDPETTLFHIGSITKLFTWTCVMQLVEEGKIDLDADINTYLTDFSIPETYPGHPVTMRHLMTHSAGFEEQEIRMTVADVEELYPFRTYCEENIPARVYPPGTVTSYSNYGATLAAVIVEDVTGVPFEQYLNEHILSPLSMTRTSISYTLPPEMARNLSSGYHYMGMTNEAVPDFVCVVGPAGSISSTANDMAAFLAVHMKNGSWHGAEILSEETAALMHAPAFSNDPRVSSMCLGFYETRLNNERIIGHGGDTDTFHSLLAIIPERGTGFFVSYNSVGGSKARYDLQAEFVDRFYPASASTAPANDPGTPAGKYTGTYQSTRHNYRTFEFYLSRPEISIEQGEKALLVTQGGSPPSEYGEVAPGVFAQSSGQPTSYGNLVFREDGQGTVDFLCYENLPFFAYERVPWYAIEPFTDGVKNTGLAILLTVLVWPIMAVFRRVYGATGDERDTALSVYARLVAGAASLLFVVFVLVLLPAVTGDTALIESYVRDLTVPLALSAVMTVPVIAVLLSAVAAAFAIPVWKRRYWSVWHRVHYSIVVIGLFMLAWWVNFWNLFVFRL